In Rhodoflexus caldus, the genomic window ACAAGTCCGTTGCAGAGGCGGAAACCTTTAAAGCCATATTTCCTTGTCCGTTACACATTGTACAGGCGAGAGGGCAGGGAAAAAAAGCGGCCATCAGTACCGGTGTTAGTATTGCACATTTTCCGTTGATTTTGACTACGGATGCCGACTGCCTGCTTGGGGAAAATTGGGTGCAGACAATGTGTGCAGCGCTGCAAATGCCCGGTACAAAGTTGGTTACGGGTTTGGTTAGTATTGCTCCTGCCAATACATGGCTTGCGCGCTTTCAGGCAATTGAGGTGGCGGCCTTGATGGGCAGTACGGCAGCATTTATTCAATGGAAAATACCCAATATGGGCAACGGTGCAAATTTTGGCTATCGGCGGGAAGTATTTGAACAAACGGGAGGCTTTGAGTCATCGCAAGCCATTGCTTCGGGAGATGACGAGTTTATGATACAACAAGTACACGGCCATTTTCCGGGCAGTGTGCGCTTTGTCAAATCTGATGATGCAATAGTTACGACCGCTCCACAGCCCAATTGGCAGGCATTGTTTATGCAGCGCAGACGCTGGGCTGCCAAATGGCGAAAGGGAAGGCCTTTCAGGGTTTGGGGAGTGGCATTACTTGTGGGATTGCTCCATGTGTTCTGGGTGATGCTGTTGCCCGCAGCTATTGCATGGCCTCATTTGTTACCCAAGATAATAACGGCAGTTAGCTTAAAATTAGCGGTTGAATATGTATTTTTGAATGCCATATTGCGATTTGTTCGTCAAAAGGCGCTTGTACCCTATATTTTCCCTCTGCAACTGGTGTACAGTTTTTATTTGGTTTGGGTAGGGCTGCGGGCAACGCAAGGCGGCTATGAGTGGAAAGAGAGAGTATTTATCCGTTAATCAGACAAAGCCTTTGAAAGAAGAAGAATTGCAAAATACGCCATCGTATTATGTCCGGCAAAAACTAAAGGGCGATGTATTGGCCATGGCAAGCCTTTCATTTATCATATTTGCAGCTTTATTAGGCATATTTGCTTACTTCATCATGCCCGACCATACGCCCAATGCCAATGAAAGCATGTCGGAAATACGCAAACAATACCCGCTTTTTCGGGCTAAAATCGTCAAAATCGCGGTTAATAACGAACCTAAGGAAACCACTTTTTGGCAGCGCCTGATGGAAGGTGCAGAACTGCAACACAAAGCATATGCGGTCAGCGATTTTCGGTTGGCAAACGATTCTGTGTTTATCCGTTTGTATGTGGCCAGCATAGAAAATATCCGCAATCGCTCGTTGGGTATTACGGACAATACGGCCAATAATGAACCTGCCTTTTACAAGCCCGTTTATGACCATGTGTTTTCTTTGGTAGATGCTACCCGCGCGGTTTATCCGCTTCCCTCCGACAAATTGGGGGCTGTTTATCCGGGCAATTTTTATGTAGTCAATGACACGGTTACTTATCTGGACATTAACGAAAAAATACAAAAGGAGAGCATCAGCCGCCTGCGCAGTGAATTTTTGCAAAAAAATGTGGAAGAGCGCACCTTCTATTTAGGTACAGACCGGCAGGGGAGGGATATGCTCAGCAAAGTGATATTGGGTACTCGCATTTCGTTGCTAATAGGTATTGCCTCCGTAATGATTTCTTTGTTCTTGGGCGTGGTTTTGGGGGCTTTGGCAGGCTATTTCGGTGGTATAACAGACCATTTGATTATGTGGTTGATGACGGTTGTCTGGTCTATACCGAGCATCATGCTGGTTATTGCTATTCGGATTGCGCTGGGCAGCAAGGGGCTTTGGGTGGTTTTTGTTGCCGTCGGCCT contains:
- a CDS encoding glycosyltransferase; the encoded protein is MIIVIIAVLYAVLISCLYNGWQKTPTVGSGTATPSSEGVSVIVAMRNEQGNIGRLLGCLMRQQISCPMEVIVVDDSSTDKSVAEAETFKAIFPCPLHIVQARGQGKKAAISTGVSIAHFPLILTTDADCLLGENWVQTMCAALQMPGTKLVTGLVSIAPANTWLARFQAIEVAALMGSTAAFIQWKIPNMGNGANFGYRREVFEQTGGFESSQAIASGDDEFMIQQVHGHFPGSVRFVKSDDAIVTTAPQPNWQALFMQRRRWAAKWRKGRPFRVWGVALLVGLLHVFWVMLLPAAIAWPHLLPKIITAVSLKLAVEYVFLNAILRFVRQKALVPYIFPLQLVYSFYLVWVGLRATQGGYEWKERVFIR
- a CDS encoding ABC transporter permease — translated: MSGKREYLSVNQTKPLKEEELQNTPSYYVRQKLKGDVLAMASLSFIIFAALLGIFAYFIMPDHTPNANESMSEIRKQYPLFRAKIVKIAVNNEPKETTFWQRLMEGAELQHKAYAVSDFRLANDSVFIRLYVASIENIRNRSLGITDNTANNEPAFYKPVYDHVFSLVDATRAVYPLPSDKLGAVYPGNFYVVNDTVTYLDINEKIQKESISRLRSEFLQKNVEERTFYLGTDRQGRDMLSKVILGTRISLLIGIASVMISLFLGVVLGALAGYFGGITDHLIMWLMTVVWSIPSIMLVIAIRIALGSKGLWVVFVAVGLTTWVEIARVVRGEILAIKEKLYIEAARAFGYSHWRIIYHHILPNIFGSIIVLASSNFATAIILEAGMSFLGIGVQIPAPSWGNMIYEAYATINSLHCEHLIIIPCIGMGLLVLAFNFLGNGLRDAYDPKVLVSKNK